A genomic window from Archocentrus centrarchus isolate MPI-CPG fArcCen1 chromosome 2, fArcCen1, whole genome shotgun sequence includes:
- the LOC115796331 gene encoding protein NLRC3-like, which yields MDQCEDREEGVPPSKTTLCGEHESQTKAQRRKGGPGSSRLSLKRSRRKGMIVPFTARYSPPAERVDQESSEVPSGQSAQQHQTQLDSIFMLLENNIITFVKNELKKIQKVLNPDYPECLESHGEDEEVLQGEDDEQGSNRREAFVKITLYFLRRMKQEELAQRLQSKFPITCQHKLKSALKKKFQCVFEGITKAGNPTLLNQIYTELYITEGGTAEVNDEHEVRQIETASRKPDRPETTIRQEDIFKGSPGRDEPIRTVLTKGVAGIGKTVLTQKFTLDWAEDKANQDIQFMFPFTFRELNVLKEKKFSLVELVHHFFTETKEAGICSFEHFQVVFIFDGLDECRLPLDFHNTEILADVTESTSVDVLLTNLIRGNLLPSARLWITTRPAAANQIPAQCVDMVTEVRGFTDPQKEEYFRKRFRDEQQASRIISHIKTSRSLHIMCHIPVFCWITATVLEDVLKTRERGELPKTLTEMYIHFLVVQAKVKKVKYDGGAETDPHWSPESRKMIESLGKLAFDQLQKGNLIFYESDLTECGIDIRAASVYSGVFTQIFKEERGLYQDKVFCFIHLSVQEFLAALHVHLTFVKCGISLLEEQYANSVWYPVFNKQKLQSLHKSAVNKALQSPNGHLDLFLCFLLGLSLQTNQTLLRGLLKHTGSSSLTNEETVQYIKKKLSENLSAEKSINLFHCLNELNDHSLLEEIQQSLRSGCLSPENQSPAGWSALVFSLLSSELDVFDLTKFSRSEEALLRLWPVVKASKQALLCGCNLSERSSEALSSVLSSRFNNLRELDLSNNDLQDPGVMQLSAGMKSPHCKLETLRLSGCQITEKGCASLALALSSNPSHLRELDLSYNHPEGRGLKKLLAGLKDPRWTLETLRVEPAGVRWLRPGLRKYSCRLTIDTNTVNRNLKLSDNNRKVTHLEEVQSYPDHPDRFNDWLQLLCRNGLTGRCYWEVEWRGEVRISSSSVCGLSCWHSVLLQSLL from the exons tcatcacttttgtgaagaatgagttgaagaagatccagaaggttctgaatccagattacccagaatgcttagagagtcatggggaggatgaggaggtgtTGCAGGGTGAAGATGACGAGCAGGGGAGTAACAGAAGAGAGGCTTTTGTGAAGATCACTCTGTACTTCCTcaggagaatgaagcaggaggagctggctcaacgtctgcagagca AATTTCCCATCACCTGCCAGCATaaacttaaatctgctctgaagaagaagttccagtgtgtgtttgagggcatcactaaagcaggaaacccaacccttctgaatcagatctacacagagctctacatcacagagggagggactgcagaggtcaatgatgaacatgaggtcagacagattgaaacagcatccaggaaaccagacagaccagaaacaacaatcagacaagaagacatctttaaaggctcacctggaagagatgaaccaatcagaacagtgctgacaaagggagtggctggcattgggaaaacagtcttaacacagaagttcactctggactgggctgaagacaaagccaaccaggacatccagttcatgtttccattcactttcagagagctgaatgtgctgaaagagaaaaagttcagcttggtggaacttgttcatcacttctttactgaaaccaaagaagcaggaatctgcagctttgaacacttccaggttgtgttcatctttgatggtctggatgagtgtcgacttcctctggacttccacaacactgagatcctggctgatgttacagagtccacctcagtggatgtgctgctgacaaacctcatcagggggaacctgcttccctctgctcgcctctggataaccacacgacctgcagcagccaatcagatccctgctcagtgtgttgacatggtgacagaggtcagagggttcactgacccacagaaggaggagtacttcaggaagagattcagagatgagcagcaggccagcaggatcatctcccacatcaagacatcacgaagcctccacatcatgtgccacatcccagtcttctgctggatcactgctacagttctggaggatgtgctgaaaaccagagagagaggagagctgcccaagaccctgactgagatgtacatccacttcctggtggttcaggccaaagtgaagaaggtcaagtatgatggaggagctgagacagatccccactggagtccagagagcaggaagatgattgagtctctgggaaaactggcttttgatcagctgcagaaaggaaacctgatcttctatgaatcagacctgacagagtgtggcatcgatatcagagcagcctcagtgtactcaggagtgttcacacagatctttaaagaggagagagggctgtaccaggacaaggtgttttgcttcatccatctgagtgttcaggagtttctggctgctcttcatgtccatctgacctttgTCAAGTGTGGTATTAGTCTACTAGAAGAACAATATGCAAATTCTGTATGGTATCCTGTATTCAACAAACAGAAATTACAATCTCTCCACAaaagtgctgtgaacaaggccttacagagtccaaatggacacctggacttgttcctttgcttcctcctgggtctttcactgcagaccaatcagactctcctacgAGGGCTTCTTAAACatacaggaagtagctcactgACCAATgaggaaacagtccagtacatcaagaagaagctcagtgagaatctgtctgcagagaaaagcatcaacctgttccactgtctgaatgaactgaatgatcatTCTTTATTGGAGGAAATtcaacagtccctgagatcaggatGCCTCTCTCCAGAAAACCAGTCTCCTGCTGgctggtcagctctggtcttcagcttactgtcatcagaactggatgtgtttgacctgacaAAATTTTCTcgttcagaggaggctctgctgaggctttGGCCTGTGGTTAAAGCCTCAAAACAAGCTCT ATTGTGTGGCTGTAACCTGTCGGAGAGAAGCTCTGAAGCTCTGtcttcagttctcagctcccggTTCAACAACCTGAGAGaactggacctgagtaacaatgacctGCAGGATCCAGGAGTAATGCAACTTTCTGCTGGTATGAAGAGTCCACACTGtaaactggaaactctcag ACTGTCAGGGTGTCAGATCACAGAGAAAGGATGTGCTTCTCTAGCTTTAGCTCTGAGTTCAAACCcgtcccatctgagagagctggacctgagctacaatcatccagAAGGCCGTGGACTTAAGAAGTTGTTGGCTGGACTGAAAGATCCACGGTGGACGCTTGAAACTCTCAG ggtggagcctgctggagtccgatggTTGAgaccaggtctgaggaagt attcctgtcgactcacaatcgacacaaacacagtgaacagaaacctcaaactgtctgacaacaacaggaaggtgacacatcTGGAGGAGGTTCaatcatatcctgatcatccagacaggtttAATGACTGgcttcagctgctgtgtagaaatggtctgactggtcgctgttactgggaggtcgagtggagaggagaggttcgaatatca agtagcagtgtatgtggactgtcctgctggcactctgtccttctacagagtctcctctga